In Pseudomonadota bacterium, the genomic stretch GCGAGCAGATCATCGCGCAAGCCCGGGACGACGAGACGAGAGCCGAGGCGAACAAGCTCATCGCGCGAGCGGAGGCCGCCAAGCTCGAGGCGGATTCCCCGCCCCCGCAGGCCGAAGCAGCGGAGCCGATTTCAGGACCCGCCGTGGCGCCCGGTGCGAACACGGACGACACCGGCCCCGACCGGCTCGAGGTCGTCGGGATCGTTTCGGCGTCGGTCGGCGCCGCCGGCTTGATCATGGGAACCGTCTTGCAGGCCCTCGCGGGCTCGGCGGCAAGGACCACCGAGGAGACCGAGCGCTATCACGAGTACGAAGACGCGAGGTCGCGCTTGGATGGGCTCCAAGCGGGCGCAGTCATCTCCTTCGCCGCGGGCGGCGCCCTCCTGTGCACGGGGCTCGTCATGGCGTTGGTGGGGAGCAGGGACAAGGACGAGAAGGATCCGGTCGCGGTGTCGCTGACGCCGGTGCCCGGGGCGCTCGTTTTGGGAGGAACGTTCTGATGCGGCCGACTCGTTTCATCGCTGCGGTTGCGGCCGTGTGCGCCTGCGCGCTCGCAAGCTGCCAGGCTTCGCCGATGCGCGAAGGACAGTTCGCGTGCGACGACGACGAGGATTGCCCGCCGGGTTGGGAGTGCGACGCCGACGGGACCTGCTATTCCGACTCCGATTCAGCCTCCGACACCGACTCCGACTCCGACACGGACTCCGACTCCGACGCAGACTCCGACTCCGACGCAGACACGGACACGGACGTCCAGTGCACGACGACCTACGGAGGCGGACCGCACCCTGACGAGCTGAGCGGGACGTGCTCGATGGACCCGGGCAGCTGCGAGGGCGGCCTCAGCGACGACGACCAGCATGGAACGTGCACGGAGGGCGAGGTGTGCTGCATCGACACCGACCAGTGCGTTGACGCCCTGGACTTCGACTGCGCCGCCACGGAAGACGAGTGTCCCGGGCCAACCCCGCAGGAGGGCTTCCCGGCGATCGGCTGCCCGGACGCGACGCCGTACTGCTGCACCTAGATGGGCGCCATGATGGAGGCTCCGGCACGGCCCCCGTCTACTTCAACCCGTAGAGCAGGCACCCGACGATGACGTCGAGCGCGGCGCGGTTCTCGCCGCCCTCCGGGATGATGAGGTGCGCGTGGTCCTTGGAGGGCGCGACGTGTAGCCGGTGCATGGGCCGCACCGTGCCGTAGTACTGGTCCTGGATCGAGCCGATGTCGCGGCCGCGCTTGACGAGATCGCGCTTGATGCGGCGCATCAGCCGGATGTCGTCGTCCGTGTCCACGAAGAGCCGCAGGTCGAAGAGCGCGCGCAGCGCAGGCAGCGCGAACGTCAGGATCCCCTCGACCACGACGAT encodes the following:
- the udk gene encoding uridine kinase; protein product: MLIGIAGGTGSGKTTVAHTILERLPRGEAALIEHDWYYRDYPELSFEQKSRQNFDEPEALENDLLVAHLKELKAGRAIECPQYDFATHSRKAETRRVAPCRIVVVEGILTFALPALRALFDLRLFVDTDDDIRLMRRIKRDLVKRGRDIGSIQDQYYGTVRPMHRLHVAPSKDHAHLIIPEGGENRAALDVIVGCLLYGLK